The following DNA comes from Camelus dromedarius isolate mCamDro1 chromosome 6, mCamDro1.pat, whole genome shotgun sequence.
CTGAGTCCCGTACTCAGGAAATGGCACTGCACAGCACCCCAacctctctcccctctcacccCTGGTATCCAAACAATCACCCAGACTGGCAAGTCTACCTGTCTGCTACTTCCACACTCCTCCCTCACTGTCGCCATGCAGTCCAGGCCACCAGCAAATCTCTCCTGGCACTGCAACCGCGTTCTAATCATTTACTCAATCTCTGGTCAGGATCCATCAACAGCTCCCCTCTCCAGAGACACTCCAACTCCTAAATATGACTTCAAGGCCATCCAGCACCAGCCCGGcctgtctctccatctcttgcCACTACTCCAAGCATTCTGTGCTCCAGCCAGACTGAATTCCTTTAAATTCCTGCTGCCCCCTTGCATGCTCTCCtggcctttgcacatactgttctctctgcctagaacatTCGTTCCCTTAGGACCCTCATCTCTTTCAAGCTAAACCCACCATCCATCAGTTCTCAGACCAAAAGCCAGTTCTGGAAAGCCTGCCATGACCCCACCTCCCCACAAACTAGGTTGGATGCACCTGTCCACGGCATCGTGTGCTTCCCATCAAAGCAATCATCACTTTATCATTGTTATTCACTCCATCTCCTGTCTTCCCTGCAGGATCccaagttccttgagggcaggtctTCTGCACTCTGCCAATCACAGTAACCTGGAGCCTGGCAGAGCATTGACACAGAGAAGCCTGGTCAAGTACTGAGATCATGTACACAAAGCTTTACCTAATTCTGACTTTGTGAACACATATCCCCTTCTCTTAAAGGTAAAAtcacagcagtcagagaagcTAAGGATGGGGCAGAAGAGGGACACAGCTAATGTGTTTTGATTTTAGGCAGAGCCCTCTTTCCAAGCTCCTGGTTTTCCAAAGCTACAGACttcctttggaaaacaaagagaaacttaACTTTTCCTACATTTTTAACTCACCTGAAAGAGAAAAGTGGCAACTGTTGTTAAGATTTAATGAACACAGCACAGCAGCACAGTGCCCGGGAAAATTAACTGTTATTGGGGCAAATCCCACAATCCTACAGTCCTTTCAGGTAATTCTTGGGAAAACTCCTCAAGAAGCTGCTCAGAAAACATCGTTAATTATGCAAAACCCGAAACTTAAGAGGTGATGCACACAGAGGCAACAAATTCAGAAAGACCAACATTATCTGACACTACACATGTGTATGCTCAATTTGGGgtacattaattatattttagtttctatttcagtgtgtgtgtgcttataaCAAATATATAAGTGTACAGTAACTGAATTTCTTTTTAGGATTAAATTGGTCAGCTCCATTTTTTCGTCCTCAGAGCATCAATGGAGGGGGTACAAAAACACTTCAggtctcattttattctttcatcagttcaagaaagagaattaaataTGTGTAGAAAGTGAATGAGGTATATCTTTATTATCACACATTATTGTTATGGGATTTATATAGAACTGgacagaaataattatttaagtgGGAAGTAAACAGTATTACAATGCAAGTTGAAATTTCCTTCAATAAATTGCCCGTACTCAAATGCACAATATCATACCCTAATCCTGGCAGAAGTGCACAGTGCAAAGCCTTGCCCAGACATTCATGTCATTAGAATCCTCTTCTACTTATCCTTTTCAGCTTCAAAGTTCGATATCTAGGCTTGTCTTTATAAGAATCAGAACCAAAATGTGTTACTTCCTAATCCCACTCTCACCTCCAGCCCacactctcttctctctttccctcctcgcCCCACACACagcttttcttctgaaaataagcAAGCCCTGGTGATACACCTTGTTCTCAGCATCCTTTCCAGCCAGGACTTGACCTGTGCCCTCACCATGTGCCCAGGTGTTCACATTCTCTCAGCCTAAGCCCACCTCACTTCCTGGGATGTCAATCACAAAAGTCTGACTGCTCTTGAACTCCTTTGACCTGCTGTCCCCAAGAACAGAGAATTTATTTTACACTGATGGTCAAGGTCACTAAAGACACACTAGACATATCTCTAACTCTACCTGCCTGGGAAAACTGTGTTCTCCCCTCCTTTGCCCAGTCTGGGGCACGTATCAGTAACACAATCAGAGTGGGTAACCAGAACACGTGTTTAATTTGCAGCACACTGTCCTCTAGGCCTGTATAAAACACATTTATACTCTCAGGTTATCTGAATTGCCTGTCTTACAAGATAACATACGGATAATGTTAAATTCTCTATTCCCATCTACCTACCCTAAATATTATTATCTACTTTTTACAAAGTTTTCCCTTGAACTCCCTTAAATACAGACATGATGACCTTCACGTAAGACTATAAAGCAATGCAAGTGTCCAAAACAAGAACACGACGTTTGGATTAACCGCATCTCCCTGTCAGGGCGCTGTGCTTACCCTGCGCCAGCTGCAGCACCCCGGCCATCATAGTCCACTGGGCTTCTCTATCTTTATGTCTTGATTTTCCAGCTGAGGTGCTCCTTTTCCTGGGTTCACCTGAGGATTACCTGTACTGTCTACTTCTCCCTTTCAAATCGGGACCCTCTACCTGGATGGTGGCAGAAGCCTAAACTGAACAGACTCAGCTGGAAGCAGAACTCCTGTATGAAATATGATGTTCTGCAGTCAGTTATTAAACACCCAAATCCACAGCTCAGCCTTCCTCACAGAGCAGCTGCCATAACCTCCCGGCCCCTTCCCTGAAGCTCCCTCCCAGGGAATTCCTCACTGGCTATTGAAAATCTCACTTTCTGAGTTATGCCTCCCTCTTTCAAATGCGAACCCACTCAGACTTCTAGAAGTCACAGCTGTACCTACTTCATCTCATCTGGATTAATAATCAACCAAACTGGTGACCCAGCACAGAACTCACACCCTCAGTGGCCCCATTAACCTCCCTATGCTTAAGTTGAAGGACTTATCCCAAGTGGACTGCCTTGTGTTTTGCTAACTTTTCCCCTAGACTGTTTCATGTCAGTGGTTCACTTTTCAAATTTGCACCAGTGCTGGGATTCGACTTGAGAGCAACAGGGCATGATTTCCCTCTCTTTAAAGAAAAGAGTTCGCCTTGGGAGCTTCCCAGAAAGGTaagggaaagaacaagaaaaagaaaggtcgAAAAAAACGTGAATTTTAACCGTTCTTCTGGTACCTTCAGACCCAAACACTAGGACGGAGGGGATCCTATGCTCCTGGAGAAGCACCGTGCGTGCAGGTCTGACGGCGACCTGGCAGAGACTCGGTCCTAGTTTAGAATTAACACCCCGGTGAGGGATCTTGTCTTACCAACCGCTGGTgacatcaggaaggaaggaaggaataaaaaacaaacgGAGAAAGAACACAGAAGAGAATCCCAAATACCCAAAGCATCCTCGTCTCCTGGAACAGGCTGCCACGCCTGGGCTGGAGCGCCTGGGCCGCGCGTCCCCTCCCGCCGCGCGCCCCTCCTTACCTTGCGGGAGTACGGGGGCTTGCTCAGGTGGATGCCGTCGCGGACGAGCTTATCCCTGATCATGATCTTCAGCTTCAGTTTGGGGTAGCTCACCAGTTCCCTGCCGCGAGGGGCGGTCGTCTGGCTGCGGGGGTCCCCTCGGGTGCCCTGGGCCGGGCCGCCACACGGCTCCCCCCGGCGGCGGGTGGGGACCGCGACGGCCAGCGGCCCGGGCTGCGCGGGTGGCGGCTGCGGCTCGAGCGTGAAATAGAGGCCGGCGGCAGCAGCGTCCTGTTCCCGCAGCCGGCGCACGGCCTCCAGGATGCGGCGGCGGTGCGCGGGCGCCAGCACCCCGATGGCGTCCAGGTCCGGGTCCCCGATCTGTTTGCACACCTCCAAGTCATCGTAGCCGTTATCCACGAAGGACTCCACGTACTGCGGGAGCTGCAGCGCCTTCAGCCACTCGTAGACTATGTTGGTGCACATGGTGGGACTGGAACCCCGCCGGCAAACACCTTCCCAGCGCCCCAGCGGCACGGGAGGCACCAGTTCTGAGAACTTTTAATCCTCTCCtccaaggagaaaaaagaaatctcagtaaagttttccttttaaagaaaaggacAGGGCCGGAGACCGAAAGCCATCTGAAGAAGCCTGAGGAGGGAGAAGCGGGAAAGCGGCGAAGTGAATTCCCCGAGCAGCCTGGAGCTCTCAGGCACTGGCGGCAGGGCGAGCCGCTCCGCGCCGCCCCTGGATtctccgccgccgccgctgccgccgccgccgcggccgcggGGAGGGGCGCGCGGCGGACGCGCGAGGGGGCGGaggcgggcggggccggggcacACCCCTCGGACCCGCGCTGGGTCAGCGGCGCGCTGCGCCCTCCTGGACTTTCCGCAGCCGGGACCGTCCCGGAGCTGCGCGCTGCATCTCAGTTTCTGGCGGCCGCAGCTGGCGTCCAAACGCGCGCCCCACGCCGGGGAGGCGGTTCCTGCGCGCAGACCGGCGGCCGCCCAGGAGCGCCTCGTCTTCACGAGTGCGAGTCACTGTAGTCCTCCTAGCGGGGAGGGGGTGTCTTCTAAACTGCCGGGTTTCAGCAGCTGCCTTGTattgctttttatatttctttttaatccttttctCTAGCCTGTGTTACATTTCTGCGCCCACTTCTTCCCGAGCACCTCTGACTCCAGTCTGTGCGCTCGCGGGCCGCCCAAGGACACTTCCCCAGGCTGGGCGAGGCTGTGAGGTCAAGTTTCCCTTCTTTCCAGAGCCGCGTTGCATCCCCCTTCCTCGGAGCCCGCGCGCAAGCCAGAGCCCGGCGGTCCAGCTTCTCCGGTGAACTGCCG
Coding sequences within:
- the SAMD5 gene encoding sterile alpha motif domain-containing protein 5 isoform X3, which encodes MCTNIVYEWLKALQLPQYVESFVDNGYDDLEVCKQIGDPDLDAIGVLAPAHRRRILEAVRRLREQDAAAAGLYFTLEPQPPPAQPGPLAVAVPTRRRGEPCGGPAQGTRGDPRSQTTAPRGRELVSYPKLKLKIMIRDKLVRDGIHLSKPPYSRKSRKRALPKDVIS
- the SAMD5 gene encoding sterile alpha motif domain-containing protein 5 isoform X1, giving the protein MCTNIVYEWLKALQLPQYVESFVDNGYDDLEVCKQIGDPDLDAIGVLAPAHRRRILEAVRRLREQDAAAAGLYFTLEPQPPPAQPGPLAVAVPTRRRGEPCGGPAQGTRGDPRSQTTAPRGRELVSYPKLKLKIMIRDKLVRDGIHLSKPPYSRKVSGIFSSLLQGVVLCLVSVHFLVVRGVASKLHVNRQTEPKTEPENTRRFWTRFILKVLVCVKSFLD
- the SAMD5 gene encoding sterile alpha motif domain-containing protein 5 isoform X2, whose translation is MCTNIVYEWLKALQLPQYVESFVDNGYDDLEVCKQIGDPDLDAIGVLAPAHRRRILEAVRRLREQDAAAAGLYFTLEPQPPPAQPGPLAVAVPTRRRGEPCGGPAQGTRGDPRSQTTAPRGRELVSYPKLKLKIMIRDKLVRDGIHLSKPPYSRKVPMAGILEYLMNWPKSSQNH